The genomic region CCTGCTCGACCGGCAGGATGGCGTTCGAGAGGAACACCATCGGCAGGCCGGTCAGGCAGATCATCACCAGCACCAGCAGCTTCTGGAGGCCCTGGTAGAGCACCTGGTCACGCGGATCGTTGGTGTCGAGTCCGAGCAGGTTCGCCCCACCGAGCAGCTGTAAGACAATGCTCGCCGTGACGATCGGACCGATACCGAGGTGCAGTATCGAGCGATTCGCGCCCGCCAGTATCGAGCGGAACTGACCGAACGCGTCGCCGCTTGCTCCCGCACCGACCGGAACCGTCCCGAAGACGGTGACGGTGGTGAGGAAGAAGTACAGTACGAGCACGCCAGCGGTCCATCCCAGCTTGCGCTTGAACGGGACGTGACCTTCTGGCCGCTGTACTGCGGGCATCCGCGTCAGGACCGGTTCGGCAGCCTCCTTCCATCCCATGGCTTATTCCTCGTCGGCGGTCTCGTCTTGAGTGTCTTCCGGTTCTGGCTCCTCCGCGCGGTCGGTCAGCACGGCCTCGCCGCCGGCCTCTTCGATGAGGCCGCGAGCGCCTGCCGTGAACGCGTCCGCGTGGACTTCGAGCTCGTTGCGCACCTGACCGCCACCGAGGACCTTCACGACGTCTGCCTCGTGGCCGTCCTCGACGACGTCGCGAGCGTCGACGACGTAGCCGTCGCCGCTCTCCTCTGCGACGCCATCCGCGACGTACAGGGCGATGTCCTCGTCCAGCTTCTGGACGTTGATCTCTGCGACCTCGTCCTGGACGTCCTGCGGGCGCTTGAACCCGTGCTTGCCGAGCGGTTCGTAGTTGTGGAACTCGTGTTTGTCACGGCCAGCTCGACCGCGGCCACCACGGTGACCGGCACCACGCCGGTTCTTGTGCGTCCCACCGCCGTGTGTGCGCGAGCCGCGCTGGCGTCGTTTCTTGCTCGTCATTGTTATCGCATTGCCTTGAGGAGCTTGTCGATCTCCTCGGTCGTGTGCTTACCGAGCTCGCCACCTTCCTTGGTCGGGTGCTTGATACCGTCGTGACCCTTCCGCGGGGGGTGCAGGCGCAGCACCGGGGAGAGACCCTGCTCGCGCAGCGTCGTCTCCTCGGCCAGCAGCGCCTCGGCGAGACTGGCGATGTCGTCGTAGTCGGTGTTCTCGGCGACCCACTCATCGTCCACGTCGGCGTCACCCTCTGCGGGCTCGGCACGCGTACCGATGACGACCTCCAGCACATCCTGGCTGGGCTCGCCCATCGCGACGTAGTCGTTCACCTTCGTGAGCATGCCACGGTAGGTGTCACGCTCGGGAACGAGCGTGGCGTGGTTGACGCGGTGAAGATTCAGCATCTTCAGCGTGTCGTGGATGTCGCCGGACATGTCGACCTCACCGCGAATCTGGACGACTGCCTGCATTATTCGGCCACCTCCTCAGGTGTCTGCTGCCGGGCACGGCGCGACTGCGACGCGTTCTCCAGGGCGTTGAACGTCGCCTTGGCGAAGTTGACGGTCGTGCGCGTGTTCCCGTAGCTCTTCGTCCACGCGTCCTCGATACCGGCGAGCTCCAGCACCTTCCGGACGGTGTCGGACGCCGCCAGACCCAGCCCGAGCGGGGCCGGGATGAGCTCGACCTCGACGGACCCGGCTTTACCCGAGGTCCGGTGGGTGAGCGAGTGCGGCTTCGTGGAACGGTCTTCCCACGAACCCGAGCCGCGAGGCACGTCGATGATGTTCAGTTTCGCGATGCTGATCGCCTTCTGGATGGCAGCCCCGACCTGGTCGTCGCGCCCTTCGGCGTACCCGACGTATCCGTCGCGGTTGCCGATGGCGACGACGCAGCGGAACTTCACACGTCGGCCAGAGTCGGTCATGCGCTGGACCATGTTGATGTCCAGCACTTCGTCGTCCAGTCCGGGGAGGAGCTGGTCGACGACTTCGGGCTCCTTCAGCGGGAGACCGGAGTTGAGGGCAGCTTCCATCGTGTCGATGTCGCCCTCCTGAACCTTCTTGCCGAGTCGTGTGACGGGCTCCCAGCCGTCGTTGTAATTTCGGGCCATATTGTTAGAGCTCCATCAGCGTCTCACGCACGTCGTCGAAGTGCGCGGGGAGGTCTGTTGCGTCGAAGTCGCCGCTGTACAGCGGCTCGTCGAGTTGCTCTGCGTACTCAGCGATGTGCTCGCCGCGGTTACGCGGCCAGTCAGCCAGCACGGCATCGTTGTGCGGGATCTCGAGGCCAGCGTCGATAGCGCCCTCCTGGACGGCGAACACCTTCGAACCGGGCGTCGCCGTGTTGAGGCCGATGTCGAGCACTGCTTCGTCGAGACCTGCGTCGATGGCGCGCTTGCCCGCGAGGAGCCCAGTCAGGTACGCCGCCGGAAGGTTCCCAGTGGGAGCCTCCCAGCCGTACTCGGCCAGGTCCTGCGAGTGCGCACTCGCGAGTGTGTTGTCACCGTCGGGGCCGGGGGAGACCAGCTGCGCCGTCATGTGCTTGTTGCTCTTGCGTGCAACGAGCCGGGGTTTCCCGGATTTCAGCAGGCGCAACCTCTGATGGTAGTCGGTCCGGACCTCGCGGCGACGCCGCATCGGAACCTTGTATCGTGGTCCTGTCGCCATTTATTCGTCACCGTAGTTGTTGTCGATGTAGTTCAGCAGGTACTGGACGCTGCGGAACTCCCCGCCACGGGCCTTGTTGTAGAGCTCACGGTACTGCGTACGCGTGATCTCGCCGTTGCCGCGGAGTTCGTTGAGCTTCTTTCGCTGCGCGCGGATACGCTTTTGCCACTCCTTCTTCGAGTTGGCGCGACCGCCTTTCTTGCCCTTGCGCTTGCCCGGACCCTTCTGGTGGCCGTAGGCGCGCTTGGCTTTGCGTTCGCGGGAGCGACCCTTGGAGTTGCCTTTCTTCTCCTTCGCTCGAATCGAGCCTTCGTCGACGAGCTCACGGATGTCCTCACGGGTGATCGCTTCGGAGATGTCACCCTGCGAGTCGGGGTCGAACCAGACGCGGTTCTTCCCACAGTCGAGGACGTCCGCAGCCAGTCGCTTCTGGGCTGCCAGATCAGTCATCTTGTTCCACCTCGACTTCCACGTAGGTCGGGTTCAGCACCCGGATCTCCTGTTCCTCTGCCTGTTCCTCGATACGCTCGCGCTTGCGAGCGCCGACGGTCGAGGCGATGCGCACTGCCTGGGTGTCGCCGTCGACACCCTCGAGGTCGTCCGTGTTGTGCACACGGACCTCGTCGAAGCCCGAGGGGTGCTTGCCGCGAACCTCGGTAGGCGTGCGGTAGCCAGCCTCGACCTTCGGGCCCTTGCCCTTGATGCCACGGCGCTGCTTGGACAGGCCGCCGCGGGGTTTGCGCCACGAGGTCGGGGTGCGCTTCTTCTTGTGGTAGTCCTGGCGGTTGAACTGCGGCTTCCCGTCCTTCCGACGCTTCTGGAGCAGCTGCTCCGTCCGCTCGTCGAGTTCGGGGGTCTTCTCGACCAGCCCGCGGGGCTGCAGTTCGGTTTCGACGTCCTCGGCCGCCTCGGCCTCGGCTTCGTCTTCTTCCTCGCCTTCGATCTCTGCTTCGGTCTCCTCGGTCACTTCGAGGTCGCCGACGTCGGCCTTGATACGCGCAGCGAGCGCGTTCCCGATGCCCTCGACCTCTGCGAGGTCGGACTGGGAGGCCTTCTTGATGTCTTCGACGGTCTCGAAGCCGGCGTCGCGAAGGGCGTCCGCCTTCGTCTCGCCGACACCGCTGATGTCTTCGAGTTCCTGGGGTTCGTCTGCCATACGTTAGGCACCTCCCTTGCGAGGCTTCTGCGTGATGTACACGCCGTCCTGGAAGACACGGGTGTCCTTGCCGCTGACGCGTGTCAGCTGCTCGATATCGGCGGCGGTCTGCCCGACGTCCTCCTTGCTGGGGCCGCTGAGGGTCAGTGCTTCGCCGTCGACCTGCACCTGTGTGTCTCCGTGGATGTTCGTTCGTCGCGGTGCGCGCTCACCGAGGAAGTTCTCGATGACGACCTCACTGCCCTCGACGTTCACCTGCATCGGGAAGTGAGAGTAGAAGACTTCCATCTCGTACTCCCATCCCTCGGTGACGCCGTGGAACATGTTCGTGATGTGGCTCTCGAAGGTACCGACGGTCGAACGCGTCTTCGCGTTCTCGACGTCGGACTCGATGACCACCTGGTCGTCCTCGACGCTCACGCTGATGTCGGGGTACCAGAGGCGTCGTGTGACCGACCCCTCGGGACCGTCGACGGTGAGGTCGAGATGGTCCACCTCGGCGCTTACTTCGTCCGGAATGTCCAGTTCTACTCGCATTGTTTAGTAGACGTATGCGATCACCTGGCCGCCAACGCCCTGCTCGCGTGCATCGTAGTGGCTCATGACGCCCTGACTGGTCGTCACGATGAGCGCACCGTAGTCACGCGCGGGGAGATATCGCTTCTCCCACTTCTCGTACTCGTCTGCCGCGACGGAGTAACGAGGCTTGACGGGGCCGCATTCGTTGATCGCGCCTTTCAGTTCGACCTCGAACCGACCGGACTTACCGTCGTCGACGAACTCGAAGCCGTCGATGTACCCGTGGTCGTAGAAGACCTCGAGGACGCTGCCGATCTGGTTCGACGCGGGCTTTACCGTGTGTGTGAGATGCCCAACGCTCTCTGCGTTGTTCACGCCGGAGAGCGCGTTGCTGAATGGGTCGTTCGCTGTCATGATTATCGGTACTTTTTGAAGCCCATCTCACGGGCGATCTCCCGGAAGCACTGCCGACACAGCCAGATGTCGTACTTGCCAACGAGGCCCTGCTTGCGGCCACAGCGCTGGCACTCCTCGAACTGGCCGGTTCGCTTTGCGGCCTGCTCACCGGTCTCTTGCTCTTGACTTTCACTCATCCTTGTTCACCTCGACGTCGAATTCCGATTCGAGGAACGCGACTGCGTCCTCGGGGGTGAGACGGTGACCCGCCGGAATCTGACGCGACCGCTTGTCGCGCTTCTTCACGCGGTAGCCCGGACGGACGAGGTTGACCGTCACGTCCAGTCCGAAGATACCGATGTTCGGGTCGTACTCCTGAGACGGGAACTCGGTGTGCTCTTCGACACCGAAGCTGAAGTTCCCGGTCTGGTCGAACTGCTTCGCGTCGATCTCGGCGAGCGGCAGTGCGGTCTCGAGGAACTCGCGGGCCTCCGGACCGCGGAGGGTGACCTTCGCGCCGATCGGGTCGCCCTGACGGATGCCGAAGTCCGGGAGGGTCGCCTTCGCCTGCGTGCGAACGGACTCCTGCCCGGTGACCTCCTCGAGGATGCCTTCAGCGTTCTGGAGTGCGCGGCCACCTTCGCCGACGCCCATGTGGACGACGACCTTCTCGACGGTGGGCGTGCGCATCTCGTGGAACTCGGCCTCGCTCATTCGTCATCACCTGTGAAGTTCTCGTCGATGACGACGACGTAGTTCTCGATGGTCTCGAACGAGCCGTCGTCCTGGTCGACGACGACGGTGTTGTTCCCGGAGCCCATCGTCACCTGGATCTCGGAGATCTCGCCGACCTCGCCCGCGTGACTGCCCTTGACGGCGGTCACGAGCGCGCCTTCCTCGTACGGGAAGTGGGCGACGATCTCGTTGGTCTCGTTGTCGATGACGAGGGAGTCCTTCGTGCTGTACTCACTGGCGTCCGCGAGCTGCAGGTTCTGACCGTCGTGGAGCGAGATCTGGGTCTCGCCACCGGTGACCTGCTGCTTGTCGACGATCTTGCCGAGCTTGGAGTCTGCCGCGTCCGCCGCGATGGGCGAGAGGGCCAGACGGCCACCCTCGTCGGGGAAGACGCGGTAGTACTCGTCACGCTCGGTGAACGCGACGATGTCGAACATGCCGATGGGGCGCTGTTCGTCGGAGACCGCCTTGCCGTTGACCAGGACGGTGCCCTGGTTGAGGGCGTAGCGGGCTTCCTTCTTCGAGTCGACGTAACCGAGCACGTCGCGGAGCAGGATGACCAGCGGGACACCCTCCTCGCCGTGGGGGCCGGCGTCGGCCTTCACGGTGAACGTGTTGGTCTTGCGCTCGACGGGCCAGGACTTCGGAACGGAGAGTCGCTTCTGGTGCTTCGTCATTCTGCATCACCTTCCAGACGCGCCACCCGACGCTCGTCTTCGAGGTCGAGCTCCGTGATACGGACGTTCGAGGGCTCCAGACGGCGGGGAACCTCCTCGCCGTCGGCCTTCTCGAGCGTCACGCCCTCGACCGAGATGGTCGAGGACTTGAGGTCGACGTCGAGGACTTCGCCTTCTTCGCCGGCGAAGTCTCCGCGCATGACCTCGACCGTGTCGCCCTCGTTGACGCGGGCGCGACGGCGGCCGTACTCCTCACGGAGGTCCTCGGACAGCGTCGAACGGACCTGCTTCTGCTTCTTGTGCAGGGGTGCGCGTGCTGCCTGGTTGCGCTGTTTGCGTGGTTGTCGTGTCATACTATCATCGTAGCCGTGGATGCGATGCTTCCGAATCGCTCTGCCACTTCACGCGCGATGGGGCCCTTGATCTCCGAGCCCTGCGGTTCCTCGTTCTCGTTGATGAGGACGGCCGCGTTGTCTTCGAACTTCACGCGCGTTCCGTCGGGACGACGGATCGGCTTGCGCTGCCGGATGATGACGGCTTCCTTGACCTGGCGACGCTCTTCGGGCGTCCCCTTGGTCACGGAGACGGTCACCTTGTCACCGATACCCCCCTTGGGGTGTCGGTTCTTGGTTCCGTGGTAGCCAGCGATGGAGATGATCTTCACCTCACGCGCGCCGGTGTTGTCGGAACACGTCAGCAGCGAGCCCTTCTCGAGGCCCTGAGTCACGTCGGCTTTGAGGGCCTCCATCACTCGTCACCTCCTCGGGGCTGGTAGGTGTCGTCGTGAGCGAGCTGCTCGACGACGACGTGGGCTTTCGTCTTCGAAAGTGGTCGTGTCTCTGCGATGCGAACCGTATCGCCAACCGTGAGGTCCATGCACGTCGGTGCATGGGCCGGGACCCGCGAACGCCGCTTCATGTAGCGGTCGTACTTGGGAACCCGGACGTCGTACTCACGTTCGACGATGACGGTTTTGTCCATGTCTGTGGAGGCTACCGTTCCTTCGAGTGTCTGGCCGCGCACGGCGAGTTCGCCGTGGAACGGGCAGTCGTCGTCGGAACAGGTACCCTCCGGTTCGGGTACGTTCAGTCCTATCGCCATTTCGAATCACCTGTGGTTTCGGTGCGAAGGGCGGGTCGTGAGAGCAGTCTGACTCCATCCACCGTAACGTAGGCGACGTCGTCGCCGGTAGGGATGCCCGGTTTCGACGTCGTCCCCGACCCCTTCTCGGGGTCGGCGGTTTCATCTGTGAGTCGGAACTCGAATACCGTGCCCTGCTTCGGCACCTGGCGCACCCGAGACTCGCCATCGACACGGTCCTCCACGTGGAGGGTCTGCATCGTCTCGATGACGATGCGGCCCGCTATCCCGACGAGGTCGGGGTTCGCGGCGTCGACGACCTCCACGTAGAGGCCGTTGAGTTCGTGTCGTGGGAGCGTCTCGGGTGTTAGCGCCATGGTGGTTATTCTTCGTCCTCGAAGTCGCCTTCTTCCTGCTGGATCGTCTTGATCCGCGCGATGGTCTTGCGGAGCTCGCCGATGCGGCCCGGGTTCTCCGGGGCACCACCGGCGGCCTGCACGGCCTTCGCGTTCAGGAGTTCGGTCTCCAGCTCTTCGAGTTCTTCTTCGCGCTCACGCGGGGTGAGCTCGCGGACTTCTTCGGGGTGGAGAATCGCCATGGGTTATTCCTCCTCCTCGTCGTCGTCCATCTCCTCGACCATCGCGGCCGCCTCTTCTTCGACGGCCTCGTCGAGTTCTTCCAGTTCGTCTTCGATCTCGTCGTCGCCTTCGGGGACTTCGACCTCTTCGAACTCCTCGTCGGCGTCCTCGTCGAGAACCTCTTCGACGACTTCCTCGTCGGCGGGATCGGGCTCGGCGGCCTCGCTGGGCTCGCCCTCCTGGGCCTCGTCGACGATCTCGTCGAGCTCCTCTTCGGAGGGCTCTTCGAGCAGTTCCTCGACGGCCTCGTTGGCCTCGACGGCCTCGGGGGCAACCTCGTTGACGTCCTCGCCCTCGTAGATCTCGAAGTCGTCGGGGAGCTCGGCCTCCGGCGGGATGATCTTCACCGTGACGCCGATGGTACCGAGCTTCATGACTGCCACACCCTGGCCTTCGTCGACGATCTCCTCTGCGGGCTCGCCGTTGTGCTTGATGTAGCCGTCGTTGAACTTCTCGACGCGCGAGCGCGCGCCGGTGACCTTCCCGCTCAGGACGATCTCGGCACCGAGGGCACCGGAGTCCATGATGCGTTCGAGGGTCGTGTGGCCGGCCTTACGGAAGTACCAGCCGCGCTCGAGCGCGTTGGCGAGGCGGTCCGCGACGATGCGTGCGTTGAGGTCGGGTTCTTCGACCTCCTGCACGTCGATCTGGGGGTCCTCGAGGTTGAACTTCTCCTCGAGCATCGTCGTGACCTTCCGGATGTTCTCACCGCCCTTGCCGATGACCATACCGGGCTTCTCGGCTTTGAGCACGATCTGTGTGCCCATGGGCGTCTTGGCGACCTCCATGCCGCCGTAGCCAGCTCGACCGAGCTCTTCTGCGAAGAACTCGTCGATCTGGGACCGCTGCATACCGTCTCGGATGAACTGGTGTTCGTCTGCCATTAGTTCTCGACCTCCTCGACGATTATCTCGACGTCGACCTGCGGCGTGTTCCACGCCGTGGCACGTCCCATCGCGCGGGGCTTGCGGCCCGGCGACTCACCGACCTTGTGGGCGGCGACGTGGATGATCTCCATCGATTCGCCATCGAAGCCCTGGTGGTCGGCGTTGGCTGCGACGTTCTCCAGCAGGTCGAGGAACGCCTTGCTGGCCTTCTCGGGGTAGCGGCCGGCGTCCCAGCCGTCGATGTCGCCCTTGTGGCCGACGCCGCTGTTGTGCTGCTTGAACGGAACGGACCGCTCGCCCTTGATGACCGCGTCGAGGTACTCCTGTGCCTCGGCGACGGTCTTGCCCTTGATCTCTCGGGCGATGGCCTTGCTGTGCTTGTTGCTCATGTGACGCTCCCGGAGCATGGCCTTGGCCGTCTTCTCCGGATCCGCGTCGACGCTGTAGTTGATTCCCATGGTATCGATCACTTCAGGGGCACGAACTTCGAGGAGCGCGTCGCACCGATACCCGCCTGTCCGTGCGTGACGGACGAGCGTGTGAGCTGGAACTCGCCAAGGTAGTGGCCGATCATCTCGGGCTTGACCTTGACGCGCTCGAACTCCTGACCCGTGTAGACGGCGAAGGTCAGGTCCACGAACTCCGGCAGCACCGGCATGTCGCGCAGGTGCGTGCGGATCGGGTTGTTGGCGCTCTCCTGTTCGTCGTAGTCGCGGGCCTTCTCGAGAAGCTTCTGCTTCTCGACGGAGAGACCGCGCTTGATGCTTCGCCGCATGCGGGCGGGGAGCTGTTCTGCGACTTCCTCGAGCTCCATCTCCTGCAGCTCGTCGAGCGTGTAGCCGCGGTAGGTGAACTCCTCGTCCTCGTCGCGGCCAGTTCTGTAGTCGGGTTGACTCATTTGTTACCACCTCGGCCGGTTCGCCGAGACGCGATGTCACCGACCTTCCGGCCCGGCGGTGCGTCGCGCGAGACGGACTTCGGTCGGCCCGGGTGCTGGCGGCCACCGCCACCGAACGGGTGGTCGACGGCGTTCATCGCCACGCCACGAACGTTCGGCCACTTGGTGCCGCGAGCCTTCATCTTGTGATACTTGTTCCCTGCCTTCACGAACGGCTTCTCCGTTCGGCCACCACCCGCGACCACACCGACCGTGGCGCGGCACTGCGGGTCGAGGCGCTTCATCTCGCCGCTGGGCAGCTGGACGACCGCAGCCTTGCGGTCGTGGGTGATGAGGTCGGCGCTCGTCCCGGACGCCCGGGCGAACTTGCCGCCGTCACCGGGCTGGCGCTCGATGTTGCACACCGGAACCCCTTCGGGGATCTCGGCGAGCGGGAGCGTGTTACCCGGTGCGATCTCGGCGGAGACACCGACCTGGATCTCGTCGCCCACGGTGATGCCCTCGGGCGCGAGCACGAGGCGCTGGTCGCCGTCCTCGAACTCGACGGCCACGACCGGTGCGGACCGGGCGGGGTCGTGTTCGATGTCGACGACGGTCCCGTTGACGACGTCCGATTCCTCAGGCGTCTTGTGCGAGAGCTCAGCCTTGTAGCGGTGCGAGGGGGCACGGAACGTCGGCCCACCGCGACCACGTCGCTGGCCCTGGATTCTTCGTCCCATTCTTAGAACACCCCGATACGAGAGGCGACTTCTTGTGCGTCGTCCTCCTCGGAGAGGCGGACGATGGCCTTCTTCTGGCCCTTCATCGTTACCTGCGTGTTGACGCTGACGACGGAGACCTCGAACTGCTCCTCGACAGCCTCGCGGACGTCGGGCTTGGCAGCGTCGAGGTCGACGACGAACTGGAGCTTGTTCTCGAAGTCCATGTCGTTCATCGCCTTCTCCGTCACGAGCGGGTACTGGATGACGCTCATCGGTCGGCCACCTCCGCGATGGCGGACTCGGTGAACACGG from Haloarchaeobius sp. HME9146 harbors:
- a CDS encoding 50S ribosomal protein L23, which encodes MSVIQYPLVTEKAMNDMDFENKLQFVVDLDAAKPDVREAVEEQFEVSVVSVNTQVTMKGQKKAIVRLSEEDDAQEVASRIGVF
- a CDS encoding 50S ribosomal protein L2, whose amino-acid sequence is MGRRIQGQRRGRGGPTFRAPSHRYKAELSHKTPEESDVVNGTVVDIEHDPARSAPVVAVEFEDGDQRLVLAPEGITVGDEIQVGVSAEIAPGNTLPLAEIPEGVPVCNIERQPGDGGKFARASGTSADLITHDRKAAVVQLPSGEMKRLDPQCRATVGVVAGGGRTEKPFVKAGNKYHKMKARGTKWPNVRGVAMNAVDHPFGGGGRQHPGRPKSVSRDAPPGRKVGDIASRRTGRGGNK
- a CDS encoding uL15m family ribosomal protein — protein: MTSKKRRQRGSRTHGGGTHKNRRGAGHRGGRGRAGRDKHEFHNYEPLGKHGFKRPQDVQDEVAEINVQKLDEDIALYVADGVAEESGDGYVVDARDVVEDGHEADVVKVLGGGQVRNELEVHADAFTAGARGLIEEAGGEAVLTDRAEEPEPEDTQDETADEE
- a CDS encoding 50S ribosomal protein L19e — translated: MTDLAAQKRLAADVLDCGKNRVWFDPDSQGDISEAITREDIRELVDEGSIRAKEKKGNSKGRSRERKAKRAYGHQKGPGKRKGKKGGRANSKKEWQKRIRAQRKKLNELRGNGEITRTQYRELYNKARGGEFRSVQYLLNYIDNNYGDE
- a CDS encoding 30S ribosomal protein S19; amino-acid sequence: MSQPDYRTGRDEDEEFTYRGYTLDELQEMELEEVAEQLPARMRRSIKRGLSVEKQKLLEKARDYDEQESANNPIRTHLRDMPVLPEFVDLTFAVYTGQEFERVKVKPEMIGHYLGEFQLTRSSVTHGQAGIGATRSSKFVPLK
- a CDS encoding 50S ribosomal protein L18; translated protein: MATGPRYKVPMRRRREVRTDYHQRLRLLKSGKPRLVARKSNKHMTAQLVSPGPDGDNTLASAHSQDLAEYGWEAPTGNLPAAYLTGLLAGKRAIDAGLDEAVLDIGLNTATPGSKVFAVQEGAIDAGLEIPHNDAVLADWPRNRGEHIAEYAEQLDEPLYSGDFDATDLPAHFDDVRETLMEL
- a CDS encoding ribonuclease P protein component 1, giving the protein MALTPETLPRHELNGLYVEVVDAANPDLVGIAGRIVIETMQTLHVEDRVDGESRVRQVPKQGTVFEFRLTDETADPEKGSGTTSKPGIPTGDDVAYVTVDGVRLLSRPALRTETTGDSKWR
- the rpmC gene encoding 50S ribosomal protein L29, coding for MAILHPEEVRELTPREREEELEELETELLNAKAVQAAGGAPENPGRIGELRKTIARIKTIQQEEGDFEDEE
- a CDS encoding 30S ribosomal protein S5 is translated as MARNYNDGWEPVTRLGKKVQEGDIDTMEAALNSGLPLKEPEVVDQLLPGLDDEVLDINMVQRMTDSGRRVKFRCVVAIGNRDGYVGYAEGRDDQVGAAIQKAISIAKLNIIDVPRGSGSWEDRSTKPHSLTHRTSGKAGSVEVELIPAPLGLGLAASDTVRKVLELAGIEDAWTKSYGNTRTTVNFAKATFNALENASQSRRARQQTPEEVAE
- a CDS encoding 50S ribosomal protein L32e; this translates as MADEPQELEDISGVGETKADALRDAGFETVEDIKKASQSDLAEVEGIGNALAARIKADVGDLEVTEETEAEIEGEEEDEAEAEAAEDVETELQPRGLVEKTPELDERTEQLLQKRRKDGKPQFNRQDYHKKKRTPTSWRKPRGGLSKQRRGIKGKGPKVEAGYRTPTEVRGKHPSGFDEVRVHNTDDLEGVDGDTQAVRIASTVGARKRERIEEQAEEQEIRVLNPTYVEVEVEQDD
- a CDS encoding 30S ribosomal protein S17, which codes for MAIGLNVPEPEGTCSDDDCPFHGELAVRGQTLEGTVASTDMDKTVIVEREYDVRVPKYDRYMKRRSRVPAHAPTCMDLTVGDTVRIAETRPLSKTKAHVVVEQLAHDDTYQPRGGDE
- a CDS encoding 50S ribosomal protein L14; this translates as MEALKADVTQGLEKGSLLTCSDNTGAREVKIISIAGYHGTKNRHPKGGIGDKVTVSVTKGTPEERRQVKEAVIIRQRKPIRRPDGTRVKFEDNAAVLINENEEPQGSEIKGPIAREVAERFGSIASTATMIV
- a CDS encoding 30S ribosomal protein S3 codes for the protein MADEHQFIRDGMQRSQIDEFFAEELGRAGYGGMEVAKTPMGTQIVLKAEKPGMVIGKGGENIRKVTTMLEEKFNLEDPQIDVQEVEEPDLNARIVADRLANALERGWYFRKAGHTTLERIMDSGALGAEIVLSGKVTGARSRVEKFNDGYIKHNGEPAEEIVDEGQGVAVMKLGTIGVTVKIIPPEAELPDDFEIYEGEDVNEVAPEAVEANEAVEELLEEPSEEELDEIVDEAQEGEPSEAAEPDPADEEVVEEVLDEDADEEFEEVEVPEGDDEIEDELEELDEAVEEEAAAMVEEMDDDEEEE
- a CDS encoding 30S ribosomal protein S8; its protein translation is MTANDPFSNALSGVNNAESVGHLTHTVKPASNQIGSVLEVFYDHGYIDGFEFVDDGKSGRFEVELKGAINECGPVKPRYSVAADEYEKWEKRYLPARDYGALIVTTSQGVMSHYDAREQGVGGQVIAYVY
- a CDS encoding 50S ribosomal protein L22 — encoded protein: MGINYSVDADPEKTAKAMLRERHMSNKHSKAIAREIKGKTVAEAQEYLDAVIKGERSVPFKQHNSGVGHKGDIDGWDAGRYPEKASKAFLDLLENVAANADHQGFDGESMEIIHVAAHKVGESPGRKPRAMGRATAWNTPQVDVEIIVEEVEN
- a CDS encoding 50S ribosomal protein L5, whose product is MSEAEFHEMRTPTVEKVVVHMGVGEGGRALQNAEGILEEVTGQESVRTQAKATLPDFGIRQGDPIGAKVTLRGPEAREFLETALPLAEIDAKQFDQTGNFSFGVEEHTEFPSQEYDPNIGIFGLDVTVNLVRPGYRVKKRDKRSRQIPAGHRLTPEDAVAFLESEFDVEVNKDE
- the rplX gene encoding 50S ribosomal protein L24 encodes the protein MTRQPRKQRNQAARAPLHKKQKQVRSTLSEDLREEYGRRRARVNEGDTVEVMRGDFAGEEGEVLDVDLKSSTISVEGVTLEKADGEEVPRRLEPSNVRITELDLEDERRVARLEGDAE
- the rpmD gene encoding 50S ribosomal protein L30, producing MQAVVQIRGEVDMSGDIHDTLKMLNLHRVNHATLVPERDTYRGMLTKVNDYVAMGEPSQDVLEVVIGTRAEPAEGDADVDDEWVAENTDYDDIASLAEALLAEETTLREQGLSPVLRLHPPRKGHDGIKHPTKEGGELGKHTTEEIDKLLKAMR
- a CDS encoding 50S ribosomal protein L6, with the protein product MRVELDIPDEVSAEVDHLDLTVDGPEGSVTRRLWYPDISVSVEDDQVVIESDVENAKTRSTVGTFESHITNMFHGVTEGWEYEMEVFYSHFPMQVNVEGSEVVIENFLGERAPRRTNIHGDTQVQVDGEALTLSGPSKEDVGQTAADIEQLTRVSGKDTRVFQDGVYITQKPRKGGA
- a CDS encoding 30S ribosomal protein S14, yielding MSESQEQETGEQAAKRTGQFEECQRCGRKQGLVGKYDIWLCRQCFREIAREMGFKKYR
- a CDS encoding 30S ribosomal protein S4e: MTKHQKRLSVPKSWPVERKTNTFTVKADAGPHGEEGVPLVILLRDVLGYVDSKKEARYALNQGTVLVNGKAVSDEQRPIGMFDIVAFTERDEYYRVFPDEGGRLALSPIAADAADSKLGKIVDKQQVTGGETQISLHDGQNLQLADASEYSTKDSLVIDNETNEIVAHFPYEEGALVTAVKGSHAGEVGEISEIQVTMGSGNNTVVVDQDDGSFETIENYVVVIDENFTGDDE